Within Camarhynchus parvulus unplaced genomic scaffold, STF_HiC, whole genome shotgun sequence, the genomic segment tgcCCCAGACTGgtcccagttgccccagtttgtcccagttgcCCCAGCCTGGTCCCATTTGCTCCAGTTGGTCCCATTTGCCCCAAACTGgtcccagttgccccagttgccccagttgccccagttgcCCCAGCCTGGTCCCATTTGCCCCAGGCCGGTCCCATTTGCCCCAAACTGGTCCTATTtgccccagtttgtcccagtttgccccagtttgtcccagttgcCCCCAGTTTGgtcccagttgccccagtttgtcccatttgcccccagtttgtcccagttgccccagttgccccagtttGCCCCAGTTGCCCCCAGTTTGGTCCCATTTGCCCCAGTTGGTCCCATTTGCCCCAAACTGgtcccagttgccccagtttggtcccagttgccccagttgGTCCCAGTTGcccccagtttgtcccagtcgGTCCCATTTGCCCCAAACTGgtcccagttgccccagttgcCCCAGCCTGGTCCCATTTGCCCCAGTTGGTCCCATTTGCCCCAAACTGgtcccagttgccccagtttgtcccatttgccccagtttgtcccagttgccccagttgtcccagttgccccagttgccccagtttgtcccagttgcCCCAGGCCGgtcccagttgccccagttgccccagtttgtcccagttgccccagtttggtcccagttgccccagttaccccagtttgtcccagtcgGTCCCAGTTGTCCCAGTTtgccccagtttgtcccagttgccccagttggtcccagttgccccagttgGTCCCAGTTGCCCCAAACTGgtcccagttgccccagttgtcccagttgccccagtttGCCCCAGTTGCCCCAGACTGgtcccagttgccccagtttGCCCCATTTgccccagttgccccagttgccccagttgcccccagttgccccagttgccccagttggtcccagctgcccccagtttgccccagttgcccccagtttgtcccagttgccccagttgcgccccagttgccccagttgGTCCCAGTTGGTCCCAGTTGCCCCCAGTTTgccccagttgccccagttgGTCCCAGTTGCCCCCGTTGCCCCAGTTGCCCCCAGTTGgtcccagttgccccagtttggtcccagttgccccagtttGGTCCCAGTTGCCCCCAGTTACCCCAGTTGgtcccagttgccccagttgccccagttgGTCCCAGTTGCCCCCGTTGCCCCAGTTGcccccagttgccccagttgccccagtttgccccagttggtcccagttgccccagttgccccagttgccccagttgccccagttggtcccagttgccccagtttggtcccagttgccccagttgccccagttgcCCCCAGTTGgtcccagttgccccagtttggtcccagttgccccagttgcCCCCAGTTTGgtcccagttgccccagtttggtcccagttgccccagttgccccagtttggtcccagttgccccagttggtcccagctgcccccagtttgccccagtttgtcccagttgcccccagttgccccagttgcCCCCAGTTaccccagtttgtcccagttgccccagttgccccagttACCCCAGTTACCCCAGTTGCCCCCAGTTGCCCCCGTGTGTCCCAGTTggtcccagtttgtcccagttgccccagttaCCCCAGTTaccccagtttgtcccagttaCCCCAGTTGCCCCAGTTACCCCAGTTACCCCAGTTGCCCCAGTTACCCCAGTTAccccagttgccccagtttgtcccagttaCCCCAGTTAccccagttgccccagttgccccagttaccccagttgccccagttgccccagctgcccccgttgtcccagctgcccccgtgtgtccccagaCCAGAAGCCGGACGTGGTCTACGCCGACATCGGGGGCATGGACATCCAGAAGCAGGAGGTGCGCGAGGCCGTGGAGCTGCCGCTCACCCACCTCGAGCTCTACAAGCAGGTGAGACCTCCTGGGACCTCCTGGGACCTCCTGGGACCTCCTGGGACCATCTGGGGACCTTCTGGGGATCTCCTGGGATCTCCTGGGGTCTCCTGGGACCTCCTGGGACCTCCTGGGACCTTCTGGGGGCCTTCTGGGACCTTCTGGGGGCCTTCTGGGGACCTTCTGGGGATCTCCTGGGATCTCCTGGGACCTCCTGGGACCTCCTGGGACCTTCTGGGACCTTCTGGGACCTCCTGGGATCTCCTGGGACCTTCTGGGGACCTTCTGGGACCTTCTGGGATCTTCTGGGACCCTCCTGGGATCTCCTGGGACCTTCTGGGATCTCCTGGGACCTTCTGGGGTCTCCTGGGATCTCCTGGGACCTCCTGGGACCTCCTGGGGATATCCTGGGGTCTCCTGGGACCTCCTGGGACCTTGTGGGACCTCAGGTGACCCCCAGGGCACCTTGAGGATCCTCAAGTGATCTCCAAGGCACCTTGAGGTCCTTCAGGTCATGTTGGAGACCTTCAGGTGACCTCCAGGGCACCTTGAGGTGCTCCAGGGCACCTCAAGGACGTCCAGGGCACCTTGAGGCCCCTCAGGTCGCCTTGAGGACTTCCAGGTCACCTTGAGGATGTCCAGGTCACCTTGGAGACCCTCAGCTGACCTCTAGGACACCTTGAGGACTTCCAGGTCGCCTTGAAGACCTCCAGGGCACCTAGAGGCCCCTCAGGTCACCTCGAGGACCTCCCAGGCACCTTGAGGATCTCCAGGTCACCTTGGAGACCCTAGGTGACCTCCAGGGCATCTTGAGGACCTCCAGGTCACCTTGAGGCCCCTCAGGTCACCTTGAGGACCTCCAGGTCACCTCGAGGACTTCCAGGTCACCTTGAGGCCCCTGAGGTCACCTTGAGGATCTCCAGGTCACCTTGGAGACCCTTAGGTGACCTCCAGGGCATCTTGAGGACCTCCAGGTCACCTTGAGGCCCCTCAGGTCACCTTGAGGAGCTCCAGGCGACCTCCAGGGCACCTCAAGGACCTCCAGGTCACCTTGAAGGCCTCCAGGTCACCTTGAGGCCCTTGAGGTCACCTTGAGGAGCTCCAGGTGACCTCCAGGGCACCTCGAGGACCTCCAGGACACCTTGAGGACCTCCAGGGCACCTTGAGGCCCCTGAGGTCACCTTGAGGAGCTCCAGGTGACCTCCAGGGCACCTCGAGGACCTCCAGGGCACCTTGAGGACTTCCAGGTCACCTTGAAGGCCTCCAGGTGCCCTCGAGGAGCTCGGGTGGCCCCGGGTGTCCTCACCGTGTCCTCTCGTGGCGCAGATCGGCATTGACCCCCCGCGGGGGGTGCTCATGTACGGCCCCCCCGGCTGCGGGAAGACCATGCTGGCCAAGGCCGTGGCCCACCACACCACAGGtgagctcctggggacacctgggtggggtttggggacacctgggtggggtttgAGGACATCTCGGAGAAGTTTGGTGACACCTGGCTGGGGTTTGAGGAGGTTCCGGATGGTTTTTGGAGGTGAGGAACCTTCTGGAGAACTTTGGGATGAAGCTCAGGAacacctgggtggggtttggggacacctgggtggggtttggggtcatcTCGAGAAGTTTGGTGACATCTGGGTGGGGTTTGAGGAGgttctgggtggttttttggaGGTGAGGAACCTTCTGGAGAACTTTGGGATCAAACTCAGGAacacctgggtggggtttggggtcacctggatggggtttggagacacctggggcaggtttggtgacacctgggtggggtttgAGGAAGTTTTGGGGGGTGAGGAACCTTCTAGAGATCTTCAGGATGAAGGTCAAGAACGCCTGGGTGGGGTTTGAGAaagttttgggtggtttttggggatgagGAATGTTCTGGAGAACTTCAGGATGAAGCTCAGGAACACCTTGGTAGGGTTTGGAGacacctgggtggggtttggggacatctcGACAAGTTTGGTGACATCTGGGTGGGGTTTGAGGAGGTTCCGGGTGGTTTTTTGGAGGTGAGGAACCTTCTGGAGAACTTCAGGATAAAGGTCAAAAACACCTGGATGAGGTTTGGGATCAccttggtggggtttggggacatctgAAGAGgtttggggacagctgggaagggtttggtgacacctgggtggggtttgAGGAGGTTCCAGGTGGTTTTTTGGAGGTGAGGAACCTTCTGGAGAACTTTGGGATCAAACTCAGGAACACctggggaaggatttggggtcacctggATTTCTGGAGGTGGGTTTGGTTTCTGGTGGTCTCCatgaggttttggggttggttttgggttccTGGTGGTCTCCATGGATTCCcagttgggtttttgggatttctggagATGTTTTGGGTTCCTGGTGGTCTCCATGGGGTTTTAGAGTAGATTTTGAGTTCCTGGTGGTCTCCATGGATTCCTggtgagatttttggggtttctggaaGTGTTTTGGGTTTCTGGTGGTCTCCATGGGGTTTTGGAGTAGTTTTTTGGTTCCTGGTGGTCTCCATAGATTCCTGGTGGTCTCCATGAATTCCCAGTGGGAGTTTTGCGGTTCCTCGTGGTCTCCATGGGGTTTTGGAGATGTGTTGGGTTTCTGATGGTCTCCATGGGGTTTTTGGAGTTGGTTTTGGGTTCCTGGTGATCTCCATGGGGTTTCTGGAGGTGTTTTGGGTTCCTGGTGGTCTCCATGGATTCCTGATgggattttgagggttttggaGTTATTTTTGGGTTCCTGGTGGTCTCCATGGGGTTCTAGAGTTGGTTTTCGGTTCCTGGTGGTCTCCATAGATtcctggtgggattttggggatttctggagGTGTTTTGGGTTCCTGGTCATCTCCATGGGTtcctggtgggatttttggggtttctggagTTGGTTTTGGGTTCCTGGTGATCTCCATGGGGTTTCTGGAGATGTCTTGGGTTCCTGGTGATCTCCATGGGGTTCTAGAGTTGGTTTTCGGTTCCTGGTGGTCTCTATGGGTTCTTGGTGATATTTTTAGGATTTCTGGAGATGTTTGGGTTCCTGGTGGTCTCCATGGGTTCCTGGTGGGATTTCGGGGATTTCTGGAGGTGTTTTGGGTTCCTGGTCATCTCCATGGGTtcctggtgggattttgggggtttctggaGATGTTTTGGGTTCCTGGTGGTCTCCATGGGTTTCTAGAGTTGGTTTTGGGTTCCTGGTGGTCTCCATGGATTCCCGGTGGCATTTTCGTGATTTTGGACATCCcaaatttttggtttgttttttttttttggggggggggtcctTTTCCAGCCGCCTTCATCCGCGTGGTGGGCTCGGAGTTCGTGCAGAAGTACCTGGGCGAGGGCCCGCGCATGGTGCGCGACGTCTTCCGCCTGGCCAAGGAGAACGCGCCGGCCATCATCTTCATCGACGAGATCGACGCCATCGCCACCAAGCGCTTCGACGCCCAGACCGGCGGTGAggaccccagacccccaaaccGGGCAGGGGTCCCCGGTGGGGTGGGCTCTGGAGGGTCCTGGGTGGAGTTcggggtggatttggggtggtttgggtggaatttgggctTGAGGAACCTTCTGGAGAACTTCTGGATGAAGGTCAGGAACACCTCAAGGTGGGATTTGAAGATCTCAGAATGGGGCTGAGGGgttgggacccccaaaatggggagggaTCTCCATTGGGGTGGACTTTGGTGGGGTTTTGATGGAATTTGGGCTTGAGGAACATCTGGAGAACATCAGGGTGAGGTCTGGGGATGCCTGGGTGGGGCTTGAGGGCCCCAGACCCCCAGACTGGGCAGGGGTCTCCGGTGGGGTGGGGTCTGGAGGGTCCTGGGTGGAGTTTGGGGGCTCCTGGTggagtttggggtggtttttgggagTGAGGAATCTTCTGGAGAACATCAGAATGGAGACCCAGGTGGGACTTGGGGACCCTTTGGGTGGTCTTGGGGTATGGGAGGAGGTCAAGGACCCCCAAATTGGGGAGGAGTCTCCAGTGGGGTGGACTTTGGGATGTCCCAGGTGGAtctggggggtcctggtggaGTTTGGGTGGAAGTTCATGGTGAGGAACCTTCTGGATGAAGGTCAGGAGAACCTCAAGCTGGGGTTTAAGGACcccaaattggggaggggtctccatTGGGGtggagtttgggggtcccgggtggagtttggggtggtttttgggggtgagGAACCTTCTGGAGAACATCGGGATGAAACTCAGCAGCAcatggggggaatttggggtcacctggacggaatttgggattttgggtggatatttgggggttttgggtggtcCCTGCGATCCAGAGGTcccaaaatcgccgtttttcGCCCCAAGCCGACCGCGAGGTCCAGCGGatcctcctggagctcctgaaCCAGATGGACGGCTTCGACCAGAATGTCAACGTCAAGGTGCGCCCAGGTGGGAccaggtgtcccctcaggtGTGACCAGGTGGCCTCAGGTGGGACCAGATGTCCCCAGGTATCTCCAGGTGACCATGGCCACCAACCTGGGCACACGTGGattcagaattttggggttcttgtGGTCCTGGAGGGTCTCAGGTGTGGCCCAGGTGTCCTCAGGTATCTCCAGGTGACCATGGCCACcaaccctggggacacctggatgAGCAGTTCTGGGGTTCTCGTGGTTCTGGAGGgtctcaggtgtgcccaggtgtgtcctcacctgtcacctgtccccaggagaTCATGGGCACACCTGGATCAGCAATTATGGGTTTCATGAGGTTTTATGGAGTCTCTATGGGGTTTTATGAGGTTCTATGGGTTTGGAGGATCTCTGGTGTGTTCTGatccctcacctgtgcccaggtgatcATGGCCACCAACTGCGAGGACACCTGGATCAGCAATTATGGGTTTCATGAGGTTTTATGGAGTCTCTATGGGGTTTATGAGGTTCTGTGGGGGTTTGAGGATCTCAGGTGTGTCCTCACCCgtcacctgtgcccaggtgatcATGGCCACCAACCGTGAGGACACCTGGATCAGCAATTATGGGTTTCATGAGGTTTTATGGAGTCTCTATGGGGTTTATGAGGTTCTATGGGGGTTTGAGGATCTCAGGAGTGTCctcacctgtcacctgtgcccaggtgatcATGGCCACCAACCGCGCGGACACGCTGGACCCGGCGCTGCTCCGGCCCGGCCGCCTGGACCGTAAGATCGAGTTCCCGCTGCCCGACCGGCGGCAGAAGCGCCTCATCTTCTCCACCATCACCGGCAAGATGAACCTGTCCGAGGAGGTGGACCTGGAGGATTGTATCcgcacacctgggggcacctgggggtggtaaaaacacacctgggcacacctgggtgctgctgggcacacacctgggcccAGCTTGGGGCACCTGAGGGaacctggaggggctgggaatacacctgggggcacctgggcacacacctgagggcacacctgggggcacctgggcacagctgggggcatctgggggcacctggaggggctgggaatacacctgggggcacctgggcacacacttgGGGGCACCTGGAGGGGTTAGAAAcacccctgggcacacctgggggcacctgggcacagctgggggggttagaaacacacctgggcacaacTGGGggcacctggacacacctgggtgctgctgggcacagcttggggcacctgggggcacctggaggGGTTAGAAAcacccctgggcacacctgaggacacctgggcacagctgggggcacctggaggGGGTTAAaaacacacctgagcacacctgggcacacctggaggcacctggacacacacctgggggcatCTGGGGGTCTTagaaacacacctgggcacacctgagggcacctgggggcacctgggcacagctgggcacacacctgtCCAAGGAGGTGGACCTGGAGGATTGTATctgcacctgggggcacctgaggGGGCtaaaaacacacctgggcacacctgggcacagctgggggcatctgggggtacctgggcacacacctgggagCACCTGGAGGGGTTCAAAACACACCTGGGGAGactgggcacacacctgggggcacctgggcacacacctggggagACTGGgaatacacctgggggcacctgggcacacctagGCATGCcaaggacacacctgggcatcccaaggacacacctgggcacacctgagtgTCCCaagggcacacctgggcatcccaaggacacacctgggcacacctgagtgTCCAaagcacacacctgggcacacctgcgCCATTTCCTTGACCCCTGGCCCAGACGTGGCGCGGCCGGACAAGATCTCGGGGGCCGACATCAACTCCATCTGCCAGGAggtgagggcacacctgggcacacacctgggatacacctgggcacacctggacgcacacctgggatacacctggggtacacctgggggcacctgggcacacacctgagatacacctgggca encodes:
- the PSMC4 gene encoding 26S proteasome regulatory subunit 6B, whose amino-acid sequence is MEELGLLGEKPQDDVPASAAPRPLPGLSFLVPEPEDLEDLYSRYKKLQQELEFLEVQEEYIKDEQRNLKKEFLHAQEEVKRIQSIPLVIGQFLEAVDQNTAIVGSTTGSNYYVRILSTIDRELLKPNASVALHKHSNALVDVLPPEADSSIMMLTSDQKPDVVYADIGGMDIQKQEVREAVELPLTHLELYKQIGIDPPRGVLMYGPPGCGKTMLAKAVAHHTTAAFIRVVGSEFVQKYLGEGPRMVRDVFRLAKENAPAIIFIDEIDAIATKRFDAQTGADREVQRILLELLNQMDGFDQNVNVKVIMATNRADTLDPALLRPGRLDRKIEFPLPDRRQKRLIFSTITGKMNLSEEVDLEDYVARPDKISGADINSICQEGGMLAVRENRYIVLAKDFEKAYKTVIKKDEQEHEFYK